One window of Amaranthus tricolor cultivar Red isolate AtriRed21 chromosome 11, ASM2621246v1, whole genome shotgun sequence genomic DNA carries:
- the LOC130826832 gene encoding uncharacterized protein LOC130826832 isoform X2, with protein sequence MDTFNIGVDQKQWPAWLPHDWCIHHNFNNTLERQLHYYSNPRGKKFYSKEEVVQYLATKTEKSETKQTKRKAPKTEEKVMTEKFKEEFELQPLSTRPHEWPDWLPGDWCIERSHKSPNNVHYCSPKWKKFETKEEVLNHIRTNSKKISNKLWKKTVSQRKH encoded by the exons ATGGACACATTCAATATTGGTGTTGATCAGAAACAATGGCCTGCTTGGCTTCCTCATGATTGGTGCATCCATCACAACTTCAACAACACTCTTGAGCGTCAATTG CATTATTACTCCAACCCGCGAGGGAAAAAGTTTTACTCCAAGGAGGAGGTTGTTCAATATCTTGCTACAAAAACAGAGAAAAGTGAGACCAAGCAAACCAAGAGGAAAGCCCCTAAAACTGAAG AAAAAGTAATGACAGAGAAATTTAAAGAAGAGTTCGAACTACAACCTCTTTCTACTAGGCCACACGAATGGCCAGATTGGCTTCCCGGCGACTGGTGTATTGAACGAAGTCACAAAAGCCCTAACAATGTG CATTATTGTAGCCCTAAATGGAAGAAATTTGAAACCAAAGAGGAGGTGCTTAATCATATACGGACTAATTCCAAGAAGATATCCAATAAACTATGGAAGAAGACGGTGTCTCAACGCAAACA TTAA
- the LOC130826832 gene encoding uncharacterized protein LOC130826832 isoform X3, whose amino-acid sequence MDTFNIGVDQKQWPAWLPHDWCIHHNFNNTLERQLHYYSNPRGKKFYSKEEVVQYLATKTEKSETKQTKRKAPKTEEKVMTEKFKEEFELQPLSTRPHEWPDWLPGDWCIERSHKSPNNVVIQ is encoded by the exons ATGGACACATTCAATATTGGTGTTGATCAGAAACAATGGCCTGCTTGGCTTCCTCATGATTGGTGCATCCATCACAACTTCAACAACACTCTTGAGCGTCAATTG CATTATTACTCCAACCCGCGAGGGAAAAAGTTTTACTCCAAGGAGGAGGTTGTTCAATATCTTGCTACAAAAACAGAGAAAAGTGAGACCAAGCAAACCAAGAGGAAAGCCCCTAAAACTGAAG AAAAAGTAATGACAGAGAAATTTAAAGAAGAGTTCGAACTACAACCTCTTTCTACTAGGCCACACGAATGGCCAGATTGGCTTCCCGGCGACTGGTGTATTGAACGAAGTCACAAAAGCCCTAACAATGTG GTTATACAATAA
- the LOC130826832 gene encoding uncharacterized protein LOC130826832 isoform X1, whose translation MDTFNIGVDQKQWPAWLPHDWCIHHNFNNTLERQLHYYSNPRGKKFYSKEEVVQYLATKTEKSETKQTKRKAPKTEEKVMTEKFKEEFELQPLSTRPHEWPDWLPGDWCIERSHKSPNNVHYCSPKWKKFETKEEVLNHIRTNSKKISNKLWKKTVSQRKQLYNKTV comes from the exons ATGGACACATTCAATATTGGTGTTGATCAGAAACAATGGCCTGCTTGGCTTCCTCATGATTGGTGCATCCATCACAACTTCAACAACACTCTTGAGCGTCAATTG CATTATTACTCCAACCCGCGAGGGAAAAAGTTTTACTCCAAGGAGGAGGTTGTTCAATATCTTGCTACAAAAACAGAGAAAAGTGAGACCAAGCAAACCAAGAGGAAAGCCCCTAAAACTGAAG AAAAAGTAATGACAGAGAAATTTAAAGAAGAGTTCGAACTACAACCTCTTTCTACTAGGCCACACGAATGGCCAGATTGGCTTCCCGGCGACTGGTGTATTGAACGAAGTCACAAAAGCCCTAACAATGTG CATTATTGTAGCCCTAAATGGAAGAAATTTGAAACCAAAGAGGAGGTGCTTAATCATATACGGACTAATTCCAAGAAGATATCCAATAAACTATGGAAGAAGACGGTGTCTCAACGCAAACA GTTATACAATAAGACTGTTTGA